The following coding sequences lie in one Fuerstiella sp. genomic window:
- a CDS encoding efflux RND transporter permease subunit → MIRAALKNPYLVIVIVLMVAVIGGISVLKIPADLLPTFKTSAAQIVCFYPGMPPEVMEQDIMSRLQRWTGQSSGIEHQEAKAMQGVCVVKDFFHPEVSQAEALSQVSMYAMSDMFYLPPGTIPPMVMPFDPTASVPLCLVSVSNPDMTDAELYDVAYKNLRNNLQSISGVIAPAVNGGTLRRILAYVDPDKLVAHNLSIMEVHAALRRQNVLIPAGSAKIGDSEFYIYTNAIPDKVAKLNEAPVRIGPGGQPVLFKDIGEVRDTRQIQSNIVRVNGRPLVYVPVYRQPGSNTIEIVDRIHDKLEEITLRLKEERQRPDGSDDPKMVNLNLEVVMDQSVKVRESVDALWIAALLGALFAGGIVFLFLRNFRATLVIVLAIPVSILTSLIGLYFTGNTINAMTLGGLALAVGILIDQAIVVLDNVERHMKMDKGHLRAALDGTQEVIVPLFVSTVTFMVVFFPVIFLSGLARFLFTPLAIAVLFAVVASFLIAVFFVPVAAARLMRTGSHTKPDIVESADQARGWLVQGYRVLLLRSLKVPWLVLGVAALLFALSLILVRNTGRELFPPVDSGQFTVYVRAPSGTKLERSRDLVKQIENVIVDELGDPAPDNPTPDAVYPSTKNKYAAGEDRILTDEEVQAAKADSHCSMLIANIGVLLDWPAAYTPNTGAMDSFILVQLDRGGPDVFRNVSRLRTKLNDLFPDVEFAFDTGGILTAALNMGEPSPIHFQVTGYTLETAHQIADHLIETITAVPGAIDVRVAQRIDYPMIRVEIDRVKALDRGVSPEEVMKCLVSSTNSSINFDPAFWIDPRNGNHYFLGTQYYEEQINSLDTLRRIPVKGGGADTPIVFLEEVAEIITNVTGPSVINHRNITRVTDVYANVLPGFDLGTVVRNIEEKVTSPDHPLQLQATADSRAAAAQYPIWFQNVLTAAGLNTPTRYKVGGDGFTGFTVELQGEIRSMRDSFVDFALGLILAALLVYLVMVAQFRSFLDPLIVMVTVPLGFVGVAFVLTFWQTRLNIQSFMGIIMMIGIVVEYTIVLLDFANHRLTSGATVHQAIVDAAVVRFRPILMTSVTTILALLPMAIGFAGGEADEPLARTIVGAVIAATLLPKFVVPCLYVILKRQPRLNEDDVKAWA, encoded by the coding sequence ATGATCCGCGCGGCGCTCAAGAATCCCTACCTCGTCATCGTTATCGTGTTGATGGTTGCTGTCATTGGCGGGATCAGTGTGCTGAAGATCCCGGCTGACCTTTTACCAACCTTCAAAACCTCAGCCGCACAGATCGTCTGCTTCTACCCGGGCATGCCGCCGGAAGTCATGGAGCAGGACATCATGAGCCGCCTGCAGAGGTGGACCGGACAGTCTTCTGGAATCGAACACCAGGAGGCGAAAGCCATGCAGGGCGTGTGCGTGGTCAAAGACTTCTTCCATCCGGAAGTCAGTCAGGCCGAAGCGCTCAGCCAGGTCAGCATGTACGCTATGAGCGACATGTTTTATCTGCCTCCGGGCACGATTCCTCCTATGGTGATGCCGTTCGATCCCACGGCCAGTGTGCCGCTTTGTCTGGTGTCAGTCTCCAATCCGGACATGACCGACGCCGAACTGTACGACGTGGCTTACAAAAACCTGCGCAACAATCTGCAGTCTATTTCCGGTGTTATCGCACCGGCTGTGAACGGAGGTACCTTGAGGCGCATTCTCGCCTATGTCGATCCCGATAAGCTGGTGGCTCACAATCTGTCGATCATGGAAGTCCACGCTGCCCTGCGACGCCAGAATGTACTGATCCCGGCCGGAAGCGCCAAAATCGGCGACAGCGAATTCTATATCTACACAAACGCAATTCCCGACAAGGTCGCAAAGCTCAATGAAGCACCCGTCAGGATTGGTCCTGGAGGTCAGCCGGTCCTCTTCAAAGACATCGGTGAAGTGAGGGACACCAGGCAGATTCAGTCGAATATCGTACGTGTCAACGGACGGCCACTGGTCTATGTTCCGGTCTATCGGCAACCTGGATCCAATACGATCGAAATTGTGGACCGCATTCACGACAAGCTTGAAGAAATCACACTTCGTCTGAAGGAGGAACGTCAGCGTCCGGATGGTTCCGATGATCCCAAGATGGTGAATCTGAATCTGGAAGTTGTGATGGATCAGTCGGTTAAAGTGCGGGAGAGCGTCGATGCCCTGTGGATCGCTGCGTTACTGGGTGCTTTGTTTGCCGGCGGAATCGTATTCCTGTTTTTGCGTAATTTCCGCGCTACTTTGGTGATTGTGCTGGCGATCCCGGTCTCGATTCTGACATCACTGATTGGTCTGTACTTCACCGGTAATACGATCAATGCCATGACTCTGGGTGGTCTGGCACTGGCTGTCGGGATCCTGATCGATCAGGCGATTGTTGTCCTGGACAATGTCGAACGCCACATGAAAATGGACAAAGGGCACCTGCGTGCGGCACTTGACGGCACTCAGGAAGTCATCGTGCCGCTGTTTGTTTCGACGGTGACTTTCATGGTCGTCTTTTTTCCTGTGATCTTTTTGTCCGGTCTGGCCCGTTTCCTGTTCACCCCCCTGGCGATTGCTGTCCTGTTTGCCGTGGTGGCATCGTTCCTCATTGCTGTTTTCTTCGTCCCGGTCGCCGCCGCCAGGCTCATGCGAACGGGCAGCCACACAAAACCCGACATTGTGGAATCAGCCGATCAGGCCAGAGGCTGGCTGGTTCAGGGATACCGAGTGCTGCTGCTGCGGTCGCTCAAAGTCCCGTGGCTGGTCCTGGGCGTCGCTGCACTGCTGTTCGCACTTTCCCTCATACTGGTACGGAACACCGGTCGCGAACTGTTTCCCCCGGTCGATTCAGGGCAGTTTACAGTCTATGTGCGGGCACCTTCGGGCACCAAACTGGAACGATCACGAGATCTTGTCAAACAGATCGAAAACGTCATCGTTGACGAACTCGGTGATCCGGCTCCGGATAACCCGACCCCGGATGCAGTCTATCCGTCTACAAAGAATAAATACGCCGCTGGTGAAGATCGTATTCTGACAGACGAAGAAGTTCAGGCCGCAAAAGCCGACTCACACTGCAGTATGCTGATTGCAAATATCGGAGTGCTGCTGGACTGGCCGGCTGCTTACACACCCAATACCGGCGCGATGGATTCCTTCATTCTTGTTCAGCTGGACAGGGGAGGCCCCGACGTCTTCCGGAATGTCAGTCGCCTCAGAACAAAACTGAACGATCTGTTTCCCGATGTCGAGTTCGCCTTTGACACCGGTGGAATTCTGACAGCCGCTCTGAATATGGGAGAACCGTCTCCGATCCATTTTCAGGTCACCGGTTACACGCTGGAGACAGCTCATCAGATCGCGGACCACCTGATCGAAACCATTACTGCCGTACCAGGCGCCATTGACGTCCGTGTCGCCCAACGTATCGATTATCCGATGATTCGTGTCGAAATTGATCGCGTTAAAGCGCTCGATCGAGGTGTCTCACCGGAAGAAGTCATGAAGTGCCTGGTGAGTTCCACGAACAGCTCCATCAATTTCGATCCGGCTTTCTGGATCGACCCCAGAAACGGCAATCACTATTTTCTGGGTACTCAGTATTATGAGGAACAGATCAATTCCCTGGACACACTGCGCAGGATTCCGGTCAAAGGTGGTGGTGCTGACACTCCAATCGTGTTCCTGGAGGAAGTTGCGGAAATCATCACAAATGTCACGGGGCCATCCGTCATCAATCATCGTAATATCACGCGAGTGACTGACGTTTACGCCAACGTGTTACCCGGTTTCGACCTGGGAACGGTCGTCCGAAACATTGAAGAGAAGGTGACCAGTCCCGATCATCCATTGCAGCTTCAGGCGACCGCTGACTCAAGAGCAGCAGCGGCTCAGTATCCAATCTGGTTCCAGAACGTACTCACGGCCGCGGGTTTGAACACCCCGACTCGGTATAAAGTCGGCGGAGACGGTTTTACGGGATTCACAGTCGAGCTTCAGGGTGAGATTCGGTCGATGAGGGATTCATTTGTCGACTTTGCACTGGGACTGATTCTGGCAGCTCTGCTGGTTTACCTGGTCATGGTGGCCCAGTTCCGGTCTTTTCTTGATCCTCTCATCGTGATGGTTACCGTTCCACTGGGATTTGTAGGCGTCGCATTCGTTCTGACGTTCTGGCAAACCCGACTGAACATCCAGTCGTTTATGGGCATCATCATGATGATTGGAATCGTGGTGGAATATACGATTGTGCTGCTGGACTTTGCCAACCATCGGCTCACGAGCGGAGCAACGGTTCACCAGGCGATCGTTGATGCGGCTGTGGTACGTTTTCGGCCGATCCTGATGACATCAGTCACCACCATTCTGGCACTGTTACCCATGGCAATTGGATTTGCCGGAGGTGAAGCCGATGAACCTCTGGCACGCACTATTGTGGGTGCTGTCATTGCAGCCACTCTGCTGCCAAAATTTGTGGTACCGTGTCTGTATGTGATTTTAAAACGACAACCCCGACTCAATGAAGATGACGTCAAGGCATGGGCCTGA
- a CDS encoding efflux RND transporter periplasmic adaptor subunit, protein MNFRRKHSLTTGRLQDIVLAALFVTFTTAAHQAFAQPHLVTVEGQEYRETVKLQGATVHGFQVTDIRAKLGGFVKSIGSLNGQDVDIGSRVKQGEILAVLDIPEMKNLLVEKKAMVTQAKSEVAQADAAILEAEAAVIQSRAQLEQVRSQTAEKTAMLKLNEKKLNRLIGLASSGAIDQDAIDEATFEVAVAKARLNSVKADIRAANAKTQAVQATVRKTQADRKSADARVAVSESSVNRLKTMMNYTVITAPYDGVITRRMIDLGSYVKPAENNSAAMLVFQLTQVSRVRIVVAVPNNKIELIELGQTVLFDSIGGLQGTAFRGQVTRVAGALDAKTRTMPIEVHLDNPAVDDLSGKTVELKPGLYGSLTIIRRDWTGDSLLPVVPASAVARDPDGNNYVTLMKDGTPIRRNVKIAFNDAVTVGISSGLSIGDRVMKSVAKR, encoded by the coding sequence ATGAATTTCCGACGTAAGCACTCACTGACCACTGGACGGCTCCAGGACATTGTCCTCGCCGCTTTATTCGTGACTTTCACTACAGCGGCCCACCAGGCGTTTGCTCAGCCACATCTGGTGACCGTGGAAGGGCAAGAATACCGCGAAACCGTGAAACTTCAGGGGGCAACGGTCCATGGATTTCAGGTCACAGATATCAGAGCCAAACTTGGCGGGTTCGTGAAGTCAATTGGCAGCCTCAACGGACAGGACGTGGATATTGGGTCTCGTGTAAAACAAGGTGAAATTCTGGCCGTTCTGGATATCCCTGAAATGAAAAATCTGCTCGTAGAAAAAAAAGCGATGGTCACTCAGGCAAAAAGCGAGGTAGCCCAGGCCGATGCAGCAATCCTGGAAGCTGAAGCTGCCGTCATTCAGAGCAGGGCGCAACTGGAGCAGGTGCGTTCACAGACTGCTGAAAAAACGGCCATGCTGAAACTCAACGAAAAGAAACTGAACCGTCTGATCGGCCTGGCCAGCAGCGGTGCGATCGACCAGGACGCTATCGACGAAGCAACGTTTGAAGTTGCAGTTGCGAAGGCCCGGCTAAACAGTGTCAAAGCAGACATTCGGGCTGCGAATGCTAAAACTCAGGCGGTTCAGGCAACCGTTCGAAAAACGCAGGCGGACCGGAAAAGCGCTGATGCAAGAGTGGCTGTCAGTGAATCGTCAGTGAATCGTCTGAAGACGATGATGAACTACACGGTCATCACAGCGCCTTATGACGGCGTGATTACCAGGCGAATGATCGATCTGGGAAGTTACGTGAAACCTGCCGAAAACAATTCCGCCGCCATGCTTGTGTTTCAGCTGACGCAGGTCAGCAGAGTCCGCATCGTTGTTGCTGTTCCCAACAATAAAATTGAACTCATCGAACTTGGTCAAACCGTGCTGTTCGATTCCATCGGTGGCCTTCAGGGAACAGCGTTTCGCGGTCAGGTCACTCGTGTGGCCGGCGCGCTGGATGCGAAAACCAGGACCATGCCGATCGAAGTTCACCTCGACAATCCGGCAGTCGATGACCTAAGCGGCAAAACCGTGGAACTCAAACCCGGACTTTACGGTTCACTCACCATTATCCGCAGAGACTGGACAGGCGATTCTCTGCTGCCGGTGGTTCCGGCATCTGCTGTCGCCAGAGATCCTGACGGCAATAATTACGTAACCCTGATGAAAGACGGCACTCCGATCCGGCGGAATGTCAAAATTGCCTTCAATGACGCCGTCACTGTGGGTATCAGCAGTGGCCTGAGCATTGGTGACCGGGTCATGAAATCAGTCGCCAAACGATAG
- a CDS encoding TolC family protein, translating to MSNRYCQFSIAMTLLSGLAGCQSSDSTSGVRSLSRFQPVMSVRQGKDVDGGLTASERIRTDWHAQNFASLRHAAAKPSETTSDTDTSPAEMQISGETKSAAAEHTADRLDQRSIHSEQSSEAVAENRTEHVHRATVNSEHGNTGISGTDMLPGFPYATDRDEKHKALSVLPVSTESVSVDSDEPAVEEALVSRSDAFPVDLPTVLRLAGGHNWAVQLAWERINQAEANVDAADVLWVPSLNLGIGATRHEGRIQAINGQIVDVSRNSLFVGGGAKVANAPMAGGAGGPARLFVDLPIADVLFQPLVARQLSRAARHRHTVEFNNAQLDAAIAYFDLVAAQGEVAATDLNLHEAENLLSITEAFVTAGRASAAEVSRVKVIVANRQQSQVNAKLKLKIASSELIRIVRLDPALLSADALLYSADDHLLAIDLISESCDLESLIAQGQRCRPEVAEHYALAQAEGAGAKSQKLRPFIPHVNLGMSAGGFDGGPGSNRSGLGVRSDFDAILVWQVRNFGFGERAARRESDSRYRQSVLRAHQVQDQIAADVRNAWHRVDAGRQRTDLARRNVEDASRVLQMNLDRIRGLEGLPLEAIQALNGVSSTRLNLLRAIVDYNKAQTSLLRAIGRPVSQSL from the coding sequence ATGTCGAATCGATACTGCCAATTTTCGATTGCGATGACGCTGCTGTCCGGGCTGGCTGGTTGTCAGAGTTCGGACAGTACGAGTGGTGTCAGAAGTCTGTCACGATTCCAACCGGTCATGTCGGTGCGGCAGGGAAAAGATGTGGACGGTGGACTGACCGCGAGTGAACGCATTCGAACCGATTGGCACGCTCAAAATTTTGCCTCTCTGCGGCACGCAGCTGCAAAACCCAGCGAGACGACATCGGACACCGATACCTCGCCTGCAGAAATGCAGATCTCCGGCGAAACTAAATCTGCAGCAGCAGAACACACCGCAGATCGTCTCGACCAGAGATCGATTCACTCTGAACAGTCATCGGAAGCAGTCGCCGAAAACCGGACTGAGCATGTTCACAGGGCGACTGTTAACTCGGAGCATGGAAACACGGGTATCAGCGGAACCGATATGCTCCCCGGCTTTCCGTACGCCACGGACCGAGATGAGAAACACAAGGCGTTATCTGTTTTGCCGGTGTCAACTGAATCGGTATCTGTCGATTCTGATGAACCGGCAGTCGAAGAAGCCCTGGTCTCCAGATCGGATGCCTTTCCTGTTGATCTGCCCACTGTTTTACGACTGGCCGGGGGACACAACTGGGCTGTTCAGCTGGCCTGGGAACGGATTAATCAGGCCGAAGCCAATGTAGATGCCGCTGACGTGTTGTGGGTTCCGTCTTTGAATCTGGGGATTGGGGCGACCCGACATGAAGGACGGATTCAGGCCATAAACGGGCAAATTGTTGATGTCAGTCGGAACTCATTATTTGTGGGCGGAGGAGCCAAAGTTGCTAATGCTCCGATGGCCGGCGGAGCCGGTGGTCCGGCTCGACTTTTCGTTGATCTGCCGATTGCAGATGTGTTATTTCAGCCACTGGTGGCCCGACAACTGTCCCGTGCTGCCAGACACCGTCATACTGTGGAATTCAACAACGCTCAACTGGACGCGGCCATCGCTTATTTTGACCTCGTTGCAGCTCAGGGTGAAGTTGCGGCGACGGACCTGAATCTTCACGAGGCTGAGAATCTGCTATCGATCACAGAGGCTTTTGTAACGGCGGGCAGAGCTTCAGCCGCCGAAGTCTCACGTGTGAAAGTCATCGTGGCAAACCGTCAGCAGTCCCAGGTGAATGCAAAACTGAAACTGAAGATTGCTTCCAGCGAACTGATTCGCATCGTCCGACTGGATCCGGCACTCCTCTCTGCAGATGCGTTGCTTTACAGTGCTGATGACCATCTGCTGGCAATCGATCTGATTTCAGAATCCTGTGACCTGGAATCATTAATTGCGCAGGGACAGCGGTGTCGTCCGGAAGTTGCGGAACACTATGCTCTGGCTCAGGCTGAAGGTGCCGGTGCGAAGTCTCAGAAGTTGCGACCGTTTATTCCACATGTCAATCTGGGTATGTCAGCCGGTGGCTTTGACGGAGGACCTGGCAGCAACCGCAGCGGGCTGGGCGTTCGCTCTGACTTTGATGCGATTCTGGTTTGGCAGGTTCGTAACTTTGGGTTTGGCGAGCGGGCAGCACGACGTGAAAGCGACAGTCGCTACCGTCAGTCAGTGCTCAGAGCACACCAGGTCCAGGACCAGATCGCAGCAGACGTGCGGAATGCCTGGCATCGGGTTGATGCCGGTCGACAGAGAACTGACCTGGCACGGCGCAACGTGGAGGACGCATCCCGGGTCCTGCAGATGAATCTGGACCGAATCCGAGGTCTTGAAGGGTTACCTCTGGAAGCCATTCAGGCACTCAACGGAGTTAGCAGCACGCGACTGAATTTGCTGCGCGCCATTGTGGACTACAACAAAGCACAGACGTCTCTACTGCGTGCTATTGGCCGACCGGTGTCGCAGAGTCTATAG
- a CDS encoding YrhK family protein produces the protein MSFHHKTSRNIVSWMSVLFIIGSVCFGGAAAAFLLPSANHVRLNWVFFTGSIIFTVAGYLQLRHATNQKGQISRFFAWRPQNVGYPAALTQWIGALFFNINTFDATLTDFSWIEGDLYIWTPNVIGSVLFLVSACYLLQETTFRFAISDLDSCGAWINLLGCIAFMISALCSVDLPWQVSESVTRLALITIALGALCFLIVSVLTLLRMGSDQMSP, from the coding sequence ATGTCATTTCACCATAAAACATCCAGGAATATTGTCTCCTGGATGTCGGTGCTCTTCATCATCGGGTCCGTCTGTTTTGGCGGAGCTGCCGCCGCGTTTCTGCTTCCCTCGGCAAATCACGTCCGTCTGAATTGGGTGTTCTTCACCGGATCCATCATCTTTACCGTTGCCGGCTATCTGCAGCTTCGACACGCCACAAACCAAAAGGGACAGATTTCGCGGTTCTTTGCCTGGCGTCCCCAAAATGTCGGCTATCCGGCAGCTCTGACCCAATGGATTGGCGCACTCTTTTTTAACATCAACACTTTCGACGCAACACTGACGGACTTCTCGTGGATTGAGGGTGATCTGTATATCTGGACGCCAAATGTTATTGGTTCCGTTCTTTTCCTGGTTTCGGCCTGCTATCTCCTGCAGGAAACAACGTTTCGCTTTGCGATTTCTGATCTCGACAGCTGTGGTGCCTGGATCAATCTGCTTGGATGCATCGCCTTCATGATCTCCGCCCTCTGTTCCGTTGACCTTCCGTGGCAGGTTTCAGAGTCCGTAACCAGACTTGCTTTGATCACCATTGCCCTGGGCGCCCTGTGCTTCCTGATCGTGTCTGTACTGACCCTGCTCCGGATGGGTTCCGATCAGATGTCGCCCTGA